In Heptranchias perlo isolate sHepPer1 chromosome 16, sHepPer1.hap1, whole genome shotgun sequence, one genomic interval encodes:
- the rpl13 gene encoding large ribosomal subunit protein eL13: MAPSRNGMILNPHFHKDWQKRVRTWFNQPARKVRRRKARLVKARRIAPRPVAGPLRPVVRCPTVRYHTKVRAGRGFSLEELKAAGINRRVARTIGIAVDHRRRNKSTESIQCNVQRLKEYRSKLIIFPRKASAPKKGDSSSEEIKVATQLTGPVMPIKNVYKKEKARVISEDEKNFKAFASLRMARANARFFGIRAKRAKEAAEQDVEKKK, from the exons ATGGCCCCAAGTCGGAATGGGATGATCCTGAACCCTCATTTCCACAAGGACTGGCAGAAGAGGGTCCGCACTTGGTTCAACCAGCCAGCCAGAAAAGTCCGCAG GCGTAAGGCACGACTGGTCAAAGCACGCCGCATTGCTCCACGTCCAGTTGCTGGCCCCCTTCGACCAGTTGTTAGGTGTCCCACTGTCCGATATCACACTAAAGTACGTGCTGGACGAGGTTTCAGCCTAGAGGAGCTAAAG GCAGCAGGCATTAACAGAAGGGTGGCACGTACTATTGGCATTGCTGTTGATCACAGGCGCCGCAACAAGTCGACTGAATCTATTCAGTGTAATGTTCAACGACTGAAGGAATACCGCTCTAAGCTAATCATCTTCCCAAGAAAGGCCTCGGCGCCCAAGAAGGGAGATTCCTCT AGTGAAGAAATTAAGGTGGCAACTCAGCTAACCGGACCAGTCATGCCAATCAAGAAT GTGTACaaaaaagagaaggcccgggtgaTCTCGGAGGATGAGAAGAATTTCAAGGCTTTTGCAAGTCTCCGTATGGCCCGTGCAAATGCCCGGTTTTTTGGAATCCGTGCTAAGAGAGCGAAGGAAGCAGCAGAGCAGGATGTTGAGAAGAAGAAGTAA